Proteins encoded together in one Bactrocera neohumeralis isolate Rockhampton chromosome 4, APGP_CSIRO_Bneo_wtdbg2-racon-allhic-juicebox.fasta_v2, whole genome shotgun sequence window:
- the LOC126754564 gene encoding uncharacterized protein LOC126754564 isoform X1 → MPRRSEKSKLIAAICEKYLQDILMLELSDDDEQEEVDEQFRVNMLILLNNRRSAHFGVPKSNHWERNVLKHFDENRFCQMMRLNQTEFAYLLNLIKDDNVFRNDYNAAQLSIDTQLKIVLFRLGSSGEGLSVRKVASLFGIGDGGTIQIVTRRVFNAIINLKQRFLYWPDERERLKLIAATEKEMPGCVGYIDGSEIKLAEAPVRNHEIFFSRKRQYSVKIQVICDHRLRIRQLTLGYPGSVHDAKMFSGCLLSKHPNRFLLTSQWIAGDSAYPLKPFLVTPFRQNSTEYSREERENFDKYFSKYHVRIENCFGALKEKFSSLKELKFRLHTIQNKRACNEWIMVCCILHNIFINFNNEYHESSVEPSVNLLPSTNLRHSLLNFIQNHPIV, encoded by the exons atgcctaGAAGAAGTGAAAAGAGCAAATTAATAGCTGCAATTTGCGAAAAATACTTACAAGACATACTCATGTTGGAATTAA GTGATGACGATGAGCAGGAAGAAGTGGATGAACAATTTAGAGTGAATATGCTTATATTATTGAACAATCGCCGAAGTGCTCACTTTGGAGTTCCTAAGTCGAACCATTGGGAGCGGAATGTATTAAAGCATTTTGACGAAAACAGATTTTGCCAAATGATGCGCTTAAACCAAACAGAATTTGCTTACCTTCTAAACTTAATAAAAGATGATAATGTGTTTCGAAATGATTATAACGCAGCACAACTTTCGATCGATACACAACTTAAGATCGTCCTTTTTCGATTAGGATCATCAGGTGAAGGACTTTCGGTTCGTAAAGTGGCATCCTTGTTTGGTATAGGAGATGGCGGTACCATTCAGATCGTAACCAGGCGAGTTTTTAATGCTATTATTAACTTGAAACAAAGGTTTTTATACTGGCCCGATGAAAGGGAGCGATTAAAGCTTATTGCAGCAACAGAAAAGGAAATGCCTGGGTGTGTTGGATACATTGATGGGTCTGAAATTAAGTTGGCCGAAGCACCTGTGAGGAatcacgaaatatttttttcccgtAAGCGCCAATATTCTGTAAAAATTCAAGTTATTTGTGATCATCGGCTACGCATAAGACAACTTACACTTGGTTACCCGGGAAGTGTTCATGATGCGAAAATGTTCTCGGGATGTTTGCTCTCAAAACATCCCAATAgatttttgttaacctcgcaATGGATAGCTGGAGATAGTGCATATCCATTAAAGCCATTTTTAGTAACCCCGTTTCGGCAAAATAGTACAGAATATAGCAGAGAAGAAAGAGAAAATTTCGATAAATACTTTTCCAAATACCACGTAcgtattgaaaattgttttggggccttgaaagaaaaattttcaagtctAAAAGAACTCAAGTTCAGATTGCACACTATCCAAAACAAGAGAGCGTGTAATGAGTGGATAATGGTCTGTTGTATTTTgcacaacatttttataaatttcaacaaCGAATATCATGAAAGCAGCGTGGAACCCAGTGTGAATTTATTACCATCAACAAACCTTAGACATAGTCTACTGAACTTTATTCAAAACCATCCTATTGTTTAA
- the LOC126754564 gene encoding uncharacterized protein LOC126754564 isoform X2 has protein sequence MPRRSEKSKLIAAICEKYLQDILMLELSDDDEQEEVDEQFRVNMLILLNNRRSAHFGVPKSNHWERNVLKHFDENRFCQMMRLNQTEFAYLLNLIKDDNIVLFRLGSSGEGLSVRKVASLFGIGDGGTIQIVTRRVFNAIINLKQRFLYWPDERERLKLIAATEKEMPGCVGYIDGSEIKLAEAPVRNHEIFFSRKRQYSVKIQVICDHRLRIRQLTLGYPGSVHDAKMFSGCLLSKHPNRFLLTSQWIAGDSAYPLKPFLVTPFRQNSTEYSREERENFDKYFSKYHVRIENCFGALKEKFSSLKELKFRLHTIQNKRACNEWIMVCCILHNIFINFNNEYHESSVEPSVNLLPSTNLRHSLLNFIQNHPIV, from the exons atgcctaGAAGAAGTGAAAAGAGCAAATTAATAGCTGCAATTTGCGAAAAATACTTACAAGACATACTCATGTTGGAATTAA GTGATGACGATGAGCAGGAAGAAGTGGATGAACAATTTAGAGTGAATATGCTTATATTATTGAACAATCGCCGAAGTGCTCACTTTGGAGTTCCTAAGTCGAACCATTGGGAGCGGAATGTATTAAAGCATTTTGACGAAAACAGATTTTGCCAAATGATGCGCTTAAACCAAACAGAATTTGCTTACCTTCTAAACTTAATAAAAGATGATAAT ATCGTCCTTTTTCGATTAGGATCATCAGGTGAAGGACTTTCGGTTCGTAAAGTGGCATCCTTGTTTGGTATAGGAGATGGCGGTACCATTCAGATCGTAACCAGGCGAGTTTTTAATGCTATTATTAACTTGAAACAAAGGTTTTTATACTGGCCCGATGAAAGGGAGCGATTAAAGCTTATTGCAGCAACAGAAAAGGAAATGCCTGGGTGTGTTGGATACATTGATGGGTCTGAAATTAAGTTGGCCGAAGCACCTGTGAGGAatcacgaaatatttttttcccgtAAGCGCCAATATTCTGTAAAAATTCAAGTTATTTGTGATCATCGGCTACGCATAAGACAACTTACACTTGGTTACCCGGGAAGTGTTCATGATGCGAAAATGTTCTCGGGATGTTTGCTCTCAAAACATCCCAATAgatttttgttaacctcgcaATGGATAGCTGGAGATAGTGCATATCCATTAAAGCCATTTTTAGTAACCCCGTTTCGGCAAAATAGTACAGAATATAGCAGAGAAGAAAGAGAAAATTTCGATAAATACTTTTCCAAATACCACGTAcgtattgaaaattgttttggggccttgaaagaaaaattttcaagtctAAAAGAACTCAAGTTCAGATTGCACACTATCCAAAACAAGAGAGCGTGTAATGAGTGGATAATGGTCTGTTGTATTTTgcacaacatttttataaatttcaacaaCGAATATCATGAAAGCAGCGTGGAACCCAGTGTGAATTTATTACCATCAACAAACCTTAGACATAGTCTACTGAACTTTATTCAAAACCATCCTATTGTTTAA
- the LOC126754621 gene encoding uncharacterized protein LOC126754621 isoform X2 encodes MESPRDNDVKAKRIRCNPTRRWAAAEEKSLIEFLLENRQLEPSAQAYYKQFCMVRSKVRNMRVSYNKAKTWEGSTGAGSMGGETIKSTLLKMCTFFYELEDIFGSRVSECAAIEDTMTAEYLDFEGAVETQIAVPIEEPESSQGPDCVLHLNGNESSAEISCTPSTSRKGIYSRTGVSEIMKLQAEVISHWQQETGS; translated from the exons atggaatCACCCCGAGATAATGAC gtcaAAGCCAAGCGTATCCGTTGCAACCCAACCCGTAGATGGGCGGCAGCAGAAGAGAAGTCTCTAATTGAGTTTCTGTTGGAAAATCGGCAACTTgag CCGTCCGCTCAAGCTTACTATAAGCAGTTCTGCATGGTGCGTTCTAAAGTGCGGAACATGAGAGTGAGCTACAACAAAGCGAAGACATGGGAAGGCTCGACGGGAGCAGGTAGCATGGGTGGCGAAACTATTAAAA gtACTCTACTAAAAATGTGCACTTTTTTTTACGAGCTCGAAGACATTTTTGGGAGCAGAGTTAGTGAATGTGCCGCAATCGAAGATACGATGACCGCTGAGTATTTGGATTTTGAAGGTGCTGTAGAAACTCAGATAGCAGTACCGATTGAAGAACCGGAGAGCTCCCAAGGCCCAGATTGTGTGTTACATTTAAATGGTAACGAAAGTTCTGCCGAAATTAGTTGTACGCCAAGTACGAGCCGTAAGGGCATATACAGCAGAACGGGGGTTTCGGAAATAATGAAACTCCAAGCCGAAGTCATTAGTCATTGGCAGCAAGAGACAGGGAGTTAG
- the LOC126754621 gene encoding uncharacterized protein LOC126754621 isoform X1, which translates to MESPRDNDVKAKRIRCNPTRRWAAAEEKSLIEFLLENRQLEKPSAQAYYKQFCMVRSKVRNMRVSYNKAKTWEGSTGAGSMGGETIKSTLLKMCTFFYELEDIFGSRVSECAAIEDTMTAEYLDFEGAVETQIAVPIEEPESSQGPDCVLHLNGNESSAEISCTPSTSRKGIYSRTGVSEIMKLQAEVISHWQQETGS; encoded by the exons atggaatCACCCCGAGATAATGAC gtcaAAGCCAAGCGTATCCGTTGCAACCCAACCCGTAGATGGGCGGCAGCAGAAGAGAAGTCTCTAATTGAGTTTCTGTTGGAAAATCGGCAACTTgag AAGCCGTCCGCTCAAGCTTACTATAAGCAGTTCTGCATGGTGCGTTCTAAAGTGCGGAACATGAGAGTGAGCTACAACAAAGCGAAGACATGGGAAGGCTCGACGGGAGCAGGTAGCATGGGTGGCGAAACTATTAAAA gtACTCTACTAAAAATGTGCACTTTTTTTTACGAGCTCGAAGACATTTTTGGGAGCAGAGTTAGTGAATGTGCCGCAATCGAAGATACGATGACCGCTGAGTATTTGGATTTTGAAGGTGCTGTAGAAACTCAGATAGCAGTACCGATTGAAGAACCGGAGAGCTCCCAAGGCCCAGATTGTGTGTTACATTTAAATGGTAACGAAAGTTCTGCCGAAATTAGTTGTACGCCAAGTACGAGCCGTAAGGGCATATACAGCAGAACGGGGGTTTCGGAAATAATGAAACTCCAAGCCGAAGTCATTAGTCATTGGCAGCAAGAGACAGGGAGTTAG